AGATATTCATGGGCATTTTGCAAAATTCAAAATGCTGTTAGAACGTTTGGGTTACATTTTCGATGAATCATTAAAAACTTATACACATCCCGAACATAGAAAGATAGTTGTATTAGGAGATTTTATCAATGTAGGAATGCAAAATAAAGAGATTCTTTATAC
The window above is part of the Bacteroidales bacterium genome. Proteins encoded here:
- a CDS encoding protein phosphatase, encoding MLLERLGYIFDESLKTYTHPEHRKIVVLGDFINVGMQNKEILYT